The DNA window CTTTGATTGCTTCTTGACCATTTTCTTCACCAATTAATCTTACATAACTTTTTACATCAGTATTCATTGGACAATTGCTTTTACAGGCTGCCTCTGAGTCTCCCATACAATTTTCAACAATATCTTTCATTTTTAAAACGATATTTTCATTTAACATCTGATAAAATCCTCCAAAAAATTTAGTCTACTAGTATTCTAGCTTTAAATATAATTTATGTCAATATTTATATTTTCAATCACTATCATTTGTTAAAAAAATAACTTTTTGCGAGCATTTTTTTATCGCAATATTTTGTTCATTAATAATTTTTTTCAGATAAAAAAAGTGAAGGATAATTATTTTTAATTATCCTTCACTTTTTATTTTTCTTTATAACCTAACTCTCTTGCTAAAATCTTTGCTGTTATCTCTGTTAACTCACCAGTTATCTCAATACAATGATTAATATGCTCTTTTGTTCCTAAATCCATTCCACGAGTTAAAACTTTACAACAACAAACTTTTCTTTTTTCTGTAAACTTTGTCTGAAGTTCTTTAGTTAACTCCATACTTTTTTTAACCTCTGAGCCTCCTGCTTCTCCTCTTCCGAAAAACATACCAATAGCCATTACTCCACCATTTACCGCTCCACATGTACATCCATTTCCCATTCCAACAGGAAATCCTGATGCTAATTTTATTACCTCATCTCCATAAGGTGCTTCAAAGGAATCCTTTAAAACTTTTAAAACAGCTTCTGAACAATAAAAATCTCTATTTCTATAATATTCTTCAGCTTTTTTTCTTAAAGCCTGAATGTCTACTTCATTATTTTCAATTTTAACAATCTCATCTTTTCTAAATTTTCTAAAAATTTTATGTAACATAATTTTATAATATCTCCTTTTTAAATTATAGTTCAACTTAAATTATAACTCTTTTTTAAAAAAATACAATATATATATTTTCTAATATCTCCCCAAGGCATTTTATAATCGTACTCTAAGGTCTCTTTTAAAATAAATGAATCCTCAAAAAAATATTCTAATTCTTTAATTCCTTGTTTATTAACTAATAATCCATTACATCTCTCAGCTTCATTCTCCTTAGAAAAACACGATAGAATAAGAACTCCCTCATTTACAAGGAATTTTTTTACATTGTCCTTGTAATTTTTTCTCAATGAATCATCAAAAAGAAAATGAAATACAGCTCTATCATGCCAAATTTTTCCCTTTTTATCAAATTTTAAATTTTCAGTTAGATCAGCTACCTTCAATTTTATTTCTACATCTAATTCACTATACTTTAAACTCTTCTTTTGAAAATCTATAGCCTCAGAGCTTAAATCTATTCCCTCTATATCTTTAAATTCGTTCTCAATAAGAGACTGTAACAGTGTACTTTCTCCACATCCTGCATCTAAAATTTTTTCTTTTTTATTTAAAGTATATTTTTTTATTAGCGATAACGATGGTTCAGGAATAACCTCGTACCACCCTAGTTCTTCTCTTGAGTTTTCTTTATATACCCCATCCCAAATCTCTTTAATTTCATTTTTTATATTCTTCACTTTTCTATTCTCCCATGTTATTTTTTCTGATATGAATATATAATAAGAAATTACTTTTGTCAAATTGCAACAATTTTAATTTTATTAAAAAATAAAAAATTGGGTAAACTAAAAAACCATTACCCAATCTCTTTACTTTTATTTTGTTATTTTTTCAATAATCTCTTCAATAGATTGCTTTCCAAAAGAGATATCTTTATCATTTATAATTAAAGCTGGAACTCCCATTATATTATATTTGCTTTTTAATTCTGGAAATGCAAATATATCTATCATTTCAGCTTGAATATTTGAATTTTCAATAGCTAACCTTTGTGCTCCTGTAACTACCTCTGGACAAAGTGAACAAGAAAGTGAAACTGCAATTTTAAGTTTTACTTTTTTATCTATGCTTTGAATTTTTCCTTTTAGTTCCTCATTTAACTCTTGACCCGGTCCAGCTATATTATATAAAGCTAAAATAAATGAATTAAGCTCGTGACCACTTGGAAGTCCTGAGAACTTAACACCTCTAAAGTTGTCATTAGAATCTAAAATAGCAATAGTTGGAGAACAATCTAATTCTATTTTTTTCTCTAGTTCAAGATTTTCATCTTTTTTATAAAACTCTAAAGTTATTTTATCTGAGATATCACAAATTTCAGTTAAAAACTCTTTGATATTTACTGAAAGATCATTATCATTTAATACAGAAACTATTTTTATACTGCTTTGGAATCTTTCAAAGATACCTTTTAATTGAGAAACTATTCCTTCATCTAAAAACTTAGATTTAGAATCCTCTTTAGAAACATCTGAAGTTTTTGGATGTTCCTTTTCCTTTTTTTCAATTCCTAAAGCCTCTCTTTTTTCTTCAACAACTTTTTCTAAAACTGTTGCAGCTAAAGCTCCATCAGCAACTGCTGTAACAACCTGTCTCAATCTTTTTGGTCTAATATCTCCAACAGCATATACATCTTTAACGTTTGTTTGTAAATCTCCATCAGTTATTATATATCCTTGAGAATCTAAATTTACATGATTTTTAAATAGATCACTTTGTGGTTTATATCCAATGAAAACAAAAACACCAAAAGATTCATTATCTGGAGCAGTATACTCCCAAGTTGTATTTGTAAGGTTATCTTTAAAGATAGCTTTTCTAAGTTTAGTATCTCCAGTTACTTCAACAATTTGAGAATTAAATCTTACTTCAATTTTTGGATGTTTTAAAACTTTTTCAGCTATAGATTTAGCACATGTAAACTCAGGCTCTCTAGCTATAATTGTAACTTTTCTTGCAAATTTAGTTAAAAATATAGCCTCTTCAGCAGCAGCAAATCCAGCTCCAATAACGAAGACATCAAGACCAGTGAAAAACTCTCCATCACAAGTTGCACAATATGCAACTCCTCTACCTGTAAACTCAGATTCTCCAGGGAATCCTAACTTTCTTGGGTTTGCTCCGGTTGCAATAACAACACTTAAAGCTTTATAAGTTCCAGAAGTTGTTTCAACTTTTTTAATCTCCTCTTTAAAATCCATATTTGTAACTTCTGATTTTAAAAATTCTACACAAAATCCAAGAGCTTGCTCTCTCATTTGCTCTCCTAAATGATGACCTGATATCTCTTTAATCCCTGGATAGTTTACAACTTCTGAAGTGGTAGTTATCTGTCCACCAACCTCAGATTTTTCTATAATAAGTACATCCATTTGGGCTCTACCAGCATATATTCCAGCTGATAATCCCGCCGGACCTCCACCAATAACAATTAAATCATATATTTTATCCATAGTTCACCTCTTAATTTAAGTATATATGTTATTAAAAATTGAAAGGCACCCTATAGTGCCTTTCAAAAGAGTTTAAATTTTTCCAACTAGATCTAAAGATGGTTTTAAAGTTTCTGAACCTGGTTTCCATTTTGCAGGACAAACCTCTCCACCGTGCTCAGCTACAAATTGAGCAGCTTGAACTTTTCTTAAAAGCTCTGCAGCATCTCTTCCAATTCCTAAATCATGAATTTCATATGCTACGATTTTTCCCTCAGGGTTTATAACAAAACTTCCTCTTAATGCTAATCCCTCTTCAGGAATTAAAACACCAAACATCTCTGATATTTTTCTTGTAGGGTCTGCTACCATAGGATACTGTATTTTCTTTATAGTATCAGAAGTATCATGCCATGCCTTATGAACAAAGTGAGTATCTGTTGAAACTGAATAAATTTCACAATTAATCTCTTTAAACTTAGCATAGTTATCAGCTAAATCTCCTAACTCTGTAGGACAAACAAAAGTAAAATCTGCTGGATAAAAGAAGAAAACTGACCATTTCCCTTTTATAGACTCGTTAGTAACTTCAACAAAGTTGTTGTTGTGGTAAGCTTGTGCTTTAAATTCTCCGATATTTTTTCCAATTAATGACATGTAATAACCTCCTATATATTTATAATTATTTTTGTTTTGTAATGATTACAAATTAATAATACTACACTTTTTTAGTATTGTCAATATTTTATTTGAAAATATTTTGATAATAAAAATATAATCTAAAATATTTATTCAATATAGGCTATTACTTTCCTTTTTATTATTTTGAATTAAGTTTATTTTTTTTACATCTTTATAAAATTTTATGAAAGTAGAGATAATTATAAGAAACTCTAATCTTCCTAAAAACATCGCAAACGACATAGTCCAAACAGTTATATTTGAAGCTTCAATTGATGTTACTCCATAAGATAATCCAACAGTACTTAAACAAGAAGCTATTTCAAACATACTCTCTTTTAAAGTATATCCTTGAGTTAATAATATTGTTACACATATTGTATAAGTTAGTATATATCCACTTAAAATAACTATAATTTCATTTAAAAAGTTGTTATCTATATATACTTTTCCTTCAGGTTTGTAAATACTATTCTCTTTTATACTCTTCTTTGAATAAGTCATTTTTTTTATTTCCCACCATAAATTTTTTAAAAGAATATATACTCTATATTGTTTTATTCCGCCAGCTGTAGATCCTGTTCCTCCTCCTATAAGCATAGATAATAGAAGAATAAAATATCCTAAACTAGTCCAATTGAAATAAGTTGTTGTTGAAAATCCTGTAGTTGAAATAGCTGATACTACTTCAAAAATAGCTACTCTAAAACTTTTAGTTAAAGAATTATAAATAGGAAGCACAGCATAGAATGTTACTAGTGGTATAAAAATCAAAAATAGAAAAAACATAAATCTTAACTCTCCTATTTTGAAAAAAGTTTTAAATTTACCTTTTAAAATTAAAAGATGAGCTCCAAAGTTTATTGTACCTAATACCATAAGTATAATTGTTATAAATTCAATTGAGATGCTATTATAGTATCCAATACTTTCAACTTTTGTTGAAAATCCACCAGTTGAAACTGCTGCAATAGAGTGATTTATTGAATCAAACATTGACATTCCAGCTAAATAATATAAAATAATTCCTCCTAAAATATATCCAGAATAGATTAGCATAATTGTTTTAGCTGAATTTTTTATATTTGGTACCAGCATATCAGATCTTGCTTCAGCATTATATAAACCAATTCCTAAAGGACCTATTATTGAAGATAACATTATTACAGCTAGTCCAGCTCCTCCTAAAAATTGCATAATACTTCTCCATAATAATATTGCATCTGAAGTTTCTAAGACATTTACCATAGATAATCCCGTTGTTGTAAATCCACTTACAGCTTCAAAAATTCCTTGAGAAAAAGTTAACTGTCCTTTTATTATAAAAGGCAAAGCTCCTATTAAGATTGCATATATCCAAGATATAAAAACAATAACTCCTCCTTCTTGAAAATTTAATGTTATATTTTTATCTTTATTAATATTCTTTTTTAATAAACTTCCTAAAATTATTGAAAAAATACCTAGAATACTAAAAATAAATATATCTATTAATTCATATTTTAAAAATAAGACAGTAGATAGAGGTATTAATAAGGTTATTCCAATAATTATAAATACAACTCCACAATATCCTAAAATTAAATTATATCTATTTCTTAAATATATATTTTTCATCCATTTCTCCTATCTCTAAGTAAGCTTAAAACCTCATTTTTTACATCATCTAGCATTATAACTACTAGTTTATCAAAAGTTTCAATCTTAGTATCTCCTCTTGGTATAATAGCTTTTTCTTTTCTAAGTATGCATCCTATTAAAGATCCTTTTGGAAGATTTAAATCAACGACACTTAGGCCTACAATACTATTTTTTTCTTTAATTAATATTTCAACTATCGAGGCTTTTTGTTCTTCTATATTTATTATGTTACTTATCTCTTCAATGGATATTTTTTTTTCAATTATTGAAAATATTGTGTTAGCCGTACTTACAACAATATCTACTCCTAGTTTTTTAAAAACTTCTATATTTTTTGGATCATTTACTATAGTTAATGTTTTTTCAATTGAATATAATTTTTTAGCTATTTGGCAAACTATTAAATTATCAGGGTCATATTCCCCAGAAGCAACTAATAAATCAGCCAAAAATACCTCCCCCTCTTCTAATATATTTGGATTTGTCGGATCACCATATAAAACATTACAATTCTCATATGTCCTTGAAATTTTTCTACACATCTCTTGATCTTTACTTATATAAGTCAATTCATGACCTTTTTCTAAAAATGATTTTATTAAAAAATATATTTCATTACGATTTCCAGTAATAACTATATTCATATCTTCTCCTTTATACAGTAATTTTTTTAAATTTTTCAGTAAATAATCTAGTCGGGCTAATAATATCTATTCCTAAATTTTTATATATGCTCTCTCTTTTGGCATCATAAACTCTAGCTATTACTTGTGGAATCTTATATATATTTTTTCCCATTTGAGCAATCATTAAATTAGTATTATCATCATCTGTTATGACTAAAAGTATTTTAGCCTTGCTAATTTCTACTTTTAAAAGTGTGTCAATTTCTGTAGCATCTCCTTCTATTGTAAATCCACTAAAATTATTTGGTAAATTTATAAAATTATCTTTATTTTTATCTATAACAATAATATTTTTTCTTTCTTCTGATAGTAATTCTGCAATTGTTGATCCTAAACGCCCACAACCAATAACTACAATACAATCTTTTTCTTTGCTTAACATTATAGAGTCTCCTTTTATTTTTGATATAAACTATCTTAAAAAAAAATCACCCAAATTTCAAATTAAGATTTTGTTAAGATTTAAGTTAAGATATTTTAATTTTAAATAAATAAGAGTATAATCTCTTTAATATCAACAAAAAGGAGCCATTAAAAATGTATAAATATTTAAAAGATTTATTTATAATATTTACCACACTTTTTTTCACTGTCATAATCGGATTATATCTATCCTTTTTTAACTTTGGAGAAGAAAATATAATATCTATTTTTATATTAGGAGTTTTAATTATATCTACTCAGATTAATAAGTATTCTTTAGGAGTTTTTTCATGTATCATAAGTGTTTTAACTTTTAACTTTTTCTTCACTGCTCCAAAGTATTCTTTTCAAACGTATGACCCTAAATATATTATTACATTTACTGTTATGTTAATTATCTCTTTAATCATAATAACCCTTATGTCTAAGATTAAAAGTCATATTAAGGTTATTGAGAAAAATTCTAAGCAGATGAAAATTTTATTAGATTTAAACGAGGAACTTCAAAAAAACTATACAAAAGATAGTATCATCAAAAGTTCTTTAAATAAAATCTCAACTATTTTTAATAAAAATGTTTATTTTGAAAAATATTGTCCTTTTATTGAGGAAAACGAAATTATTTTGAGAAATTTTAATTATCATATTTTTTCTGAAAATATCTATATTCCTATTACAGTAAAACATAAGGTTCAAGGCATTTTATATTTGAATATTTCAACATTTGAAGAATCTGATTTTTATCTTTTAATATCAATTGTTAATCAGATATCTATTATTTTAGAAAAGTTAGAAGCTATAAACGAGTTTCGTAATGCAGAGTTTCAAATTGAGGAGGAGAAATTTAAAACAAATATTCTTAGATCTATATCCCATGATTTAAGAACACCTTTGACATCTATATCTGGAAGTGCACATTCTTTACTAACTAGAACTTTTTCAGAGAAAACAACAAAAGATTTAATTTTAAATATATATGAGGAAAGTAATTGGTTGGTTGAACTTGTGGAAAATCTTCTTTCACTTTCAAAGATACAAAATACAAAATTTTTAATAAAACAAACTGAATTAGTTGAAGATATTGTAGAAGAAGCAATCCTTCATACAAATAAAGAGATTAAAAATTATAATTTAAAAATAAATATTGAAGAAAATTTAACAGTTAAATGCGATGGAAATCTTTTAATACAGGTGCTAATCAATCTTTTAAATAATGCTATTAAATATACCTTAGAAAATACCACTCTTGAAGTTATAGCTTTTAAAAGTAATTCTGATATTATATTCCAAGTTAAAGATAATGGAATTGGTATTTCAGATAGAGATAAAAAAAATATTTTTGATAGTTTTTATACAAAAAGAAAAACAAGCGGAGATAGCCGACGTGGATTAGGACTTGGTCTTTTTTTATGTAAATCTATTATTCAATCACATAACGGGAACATAATAGTAATGGATAATACCCCTAAAGGAACTATTTTTCAATTTACTATACCTAATTAAGGAGGAATGCTATGGAAAAAACAATTTTATTGGTTGAAGATAATATTAAAATTATAAATTTTATTTGTGCAACTTTAGAAAATAGTGAATATAAATATTTTATTGCAAAAACTGGAAAAGAAGCTATTGAAATAATACAAAAAGAAAAACCACAGGTTACAATATTAGATTTAGGACTTCCTGATATAGATGGTATTGACGTTATAAAAGAAGTTAGAAAATATTATTTTAATCCAATTATAATTTTAAGTGCTAGAAATGAAGATAATGATAAAGTTACCGCTCTTGATTGTGGTGCTGATGATTATTTAACAAAACCTTTTAGTTTAGATGAACTATTAGCTCGAATAAGAGCTTCTTTTAGAAGGCTAACTCACGAACTTAAAGTAGAAAATAGTGATATTTTTATAAATGGAAATCTTAAAATTATTTATTCATCAAATGAAGT is part of the Cetobacterium somerae genome and encodes:
- a CDS encoding C-GCAxxG-C-C family (seleno)protein, which translates into the protein MLHKIFRKFRKDEIVKIENNEVDIQALRKKAEEYYRNRDFYCSEAVLKVLKDSFEAPYGDEVIKLASGFPVGMGNGCTCGAVNGGVMAIGMFFGRGEAGGSEVKKSMELTKELQTKFTEKRKVCCCKVLTRGMDLGTKEHINHCIEITGELTEITAKILARELGYKEK
- the ahpC gene encoding alkyl hydroperoxide reductase subunit C, with the translated sequence MSLIGKNIGEFKAQAYHNNNFVEVTNESIKGKWSVFFFYPADFTFVCPTELGDLADNYAKFKEINCEIYSVSTDTHFVHKAWHDTSDTIKKIQYPMVADPTRKISEMFGVLIPEEGLALRGSFVINPEGKIVAYEIHDLGIGRDAAELLRKVQAAQFVAEHGGEVCPAKWKPGSETLKPSLDLVGKI
- a CDS encoding response regulator transcription factor — its product is MEKTILLVEDNIKIINFICATLENSEYKYFIAKTGKEAIEIIQKEKPQVTILDLGLPDIDGIDVIKEVRKYYFNPIIILSARNEDNDKVTALDCGADDYLTKPFSLDELLARIRASFRRLTHELKVENSDIFINGNLKIIYSSNEVYLKDENIHLTPIEYNLLVLLSKNIGKVLTHNFILKEIWGDIFESDMLSLRVFMAGLRKKLRNKDSENQYIQTHVGIGYKMIRF
- a CDS encoding class I SAM-dependent methyltransferase, which translates into the protein MKNIKNEIKEIWDGVYKENSREELGWYEVIPEPSLSLIKKYTLNKKEKILDAGCGESTLLQSLIENEFKDIEGIDLSSEAIDFQKKSLKYSELDVEIKLKVADLTENLKFDKKGKIWHDRAVFHFLFDDSLRKNYKDNVKKFLVNEGVLILSCFSKENEAERCNGLLVNKQGIKELEYFFEDSFILKETLEYDYKMPWGDIRKYIYCIFLKKSYNLS
- a CDS encoding TrkH family potassium uptake protein, whose amino-acid sequence is MKNIYLRNRYNLILGYCGVVFIIIGITLLIPLSTVLFLKYELIDIFIFSILGIFSIILGSLLKKNINKDKNITLNFQEGGVIVFISWIYAILIGALPFIIKGQLTFSQGIFEAVSGFTTTGLSMVNVLETSDAILLWRSIMQFLGGAGLAVIMLSSIIGPLGIGLYNAEARSDMLVPNIKNSAKTIMLIYSGYILGGIILYYLAGMSMFDSINHSIAAVSTGGFSTKVESIGYYNSISIEFITIILMVLGTINFGAHLLILKGKFKTFFKIGELRFMFFLFLIFIPLVTFYAVLPIYNSLTKSFRVAIFEVVSAISTTGFSTTTYFNWTSLGYFILLLSMLIGGGTGSTAGGIKQYRVYILLKNLWWEIKKMTYSKKSIKENSIYKPEGKVYIDNNFLNEIIVILSGYILTYTICVTILLTQGYTLKESMFEIASCLSTVGLSYGVTSIEASNITVWTMSFAMFLGRLEFLIIISTFIKFYKDVKKINLIQNNKKESNSLY
- a CDS encoding potassium channel family protein; protein product: MNIVITGNRNEIYFLIKSFLEKGHELTYISKDQEMCRKISRTYENCNVLYGDPTNPNILEEGEVFLADLLVASGEYDPDNLIVCQIAKKLYSIEKTLTIVNDPKNIEVFKKLGVDIVVSTANTIFSIIEKKISIEEISNIINIEEQKASIVEILIKEKNSIVGLSVVDLNLPKGSLIGCILRKEKAIIPRGDTKIETFDKLVVIMLDDVKNEVLSLLRDRRNG
- a CDS encoding FAD-dependent oxidoreductase → MDKIYDLIVIGGGPAGLSAGIYAGRAQMDVLIIEKSEVGGQITTTSEVVNYPGIKEISGHHLGEQMREQALGFCVEFLKSEVTNMDFKEEIKKVETTSGTYKALSVVIATGANPRKLGFPGESEFTGRGVAYCATCDGEFFTGLDVFVIGAGFAAAEEAIFLTKFARKVTIIAREPEFTCAKSIAEKVLKHPKIEVRFNSQIVEVTGDTKLRKAIFKDNLTNTTWEYTAPDNESFGVFVFIGYKPQSDLFKNHVNLDSQGYIITDGDLQTNVKDVYAVGDIRPKRLRQVVTAVADGALAATVLEKVVEEKREALGIEKKEKEHPKTSDVSKEDSKSKFLDEGIVSQLKGIFERFQSSIKIVSVLNDNDLSVNIKEFLTEICDISDKITLEFYKKDENLELEKKIELDCSPTIAILDSNDNFRGVKFSGLPSGHELNSFILALYNIAGPGQELNEELKGKIQSIDKKVKLKIAVSLSCSLCPEVVTGAQRLAIENSNIQAEMIDIFAFPELKSKYNIMGVPALIINDKDISFGKQSIEEIIEKITK
- a CDS encoding potassium channel family protein, with protein sequence MLSKEKDCIVVIGCGRLGSTIAELLSEERKNIIVIDKNKDNFINLPNNFSGFTIEGDATEIDTLLKVEISKAKILLVITDDDNTNLMIAQMGKNIYKIPQVIARVYDAKRESIYKNLGIDIISPTRLFTEKFKKITV
- a CDS encoding sensor histidine kinase — translated: MYKYLKDLFIIFTTLFFTVIIGLYLSFFNFGEENIISIFILGVLIISTQINKYSLGVFSCIISVLTFNFFFTAPKYSFQTYDPKYIITFTVMLIISLIIITLMSKIKSHIKVIEKNSKQMKILLDLNEELQKNYTKDSIIKSSLNKISTIFNKNVYFEKYCPFIEENEIILRNFNYHIFSENIYIPITVKHKVQGILYLNISTFEESDFYLLISIVNQISIILEKLEAINEFRNAEFQIEEEKFKTNILRSISHDLRTPLTSISGSAHSLLTRTFSEKTTKDLILNIYEESNWLVELVENLLSLSKIQNTKFLIKQTELVEDIVEEAILHTNKEIKNYNLKINIEENLTVKCDGNLLIQVLINLLNNAIKYTLENTTLEVIAFKSNSDIIFQVKDNGIGISDRDKKNIFDSFYTKRKTSGDSRRGLGLGLFLCKSIIQSHNGNIIVMDNTPKGTIFQFTIPN